In Salmo salar chromosome ssa03, Ssal_v3.1, whole genome shotgun sequence, a single genomic region encodes these proteins:
- the LOC106601246 gene encoding uncharacterized protein isoform X2 — MELSSIGEQVFAVESITKKRVRKGNVEYLLKWQGWPPKYSTWEPEDHILDPRLVVAYEEKEEKDRALAYRRKGLRPRRLVLRNIYAMDLRSAHKVPDTPRLRLSLTRSMGSELDQGSLPYRAGEGGSVYRRLARRKNKQRVSKPVSDNNSLQPLTRIQDPMEHEWQGAEERPESELTTDTRHSRSECSSPMMEQEVEESTDRVESCGSALGSGDETLGGGALLRVTGAGYRSEGWTSETGQEQMDRTDQSESCVSAQGPKDNISNRLVDSDTEVELGTDTLIDKVERLGTVNVIERVEGLGTDYFIDRVEEMGTHILIERDSTSVVDVGDETVADGSVVCTDVEVAEEVVENDTKQQGEEVVTQCPDSSGAEVNPGKVIVTDVTINSLTVTFKEALAAEGFFKG; from the exons ATGGAACTGTCATCTATAGGCGAACAAGTGTTTGCAGTTGAATCAATAACCAAGAAGAGAGTCAGAAAG GGTAATGTGGAATACTTATTGAAGTGGCAGGGATGGCCACCAAA GTACAGCACCTGGGAACCAGAGGACCACATACTGGACCCACGCCTGGTGGTGGCTTATGAAGAGAA GGAGGAGAAGGACCGAGCCCTGGCATACCGCAGGAAAGGACTCAGACCACGGAGGCTCGTCTTGCGG AATATCTATGCCATGGACCTCCGTAGTGCACACAAAGTCCCAGATACCCCTCGTCTGCGCCTCTCCCTTACCCGCTCCATGGGCTCCGAGCTGGACCAGGGCAGTCTGCCATACAGggcgggggagggagggagcgtctACCGCCGCCTGGCAAGACGCAAGAACAAGCAGAGGGTGTCCAAACCTGTGTCTGACAACAATTCCCTTCAACCACTGACCCGCATACAGGACCCCATGGAGCATGAATGGCAAGGCGCAGAGGAGAGACCGGAATCAGAGTTAACAACAGACACAC gGCATAGCCGGTCAGAGTGCAGCTCTCCCATGATGGAGCAGGAGGTGGAGGAGTCGACTGACAGAGTGGAGAGTTGTGGTTCCGCACTGGGCTCTGGAGATGAGACATTGGGGGGTGGGGCCTTGTTGAGGGTGACAGGGGCAGGGTACAGGTCAGAGGGCTGGACCTCTGAAACTGGACAGGAACAAATGGATAGGACTGACCAATCAGAGAGCTGTGTTTCTGCACAGGGACCAAAAGACAACATTAGCAATAGGTTAGTGGACAGTGACACAGAAGTGGAATTGGGGACAGATACCTTGATTGACAAGGTAGAAAGGTTAGGCACAGTTAATGTTATTGAGAGGGTAGAGGGGTTGGGGACAGATTATTTTATTgacagggtagaggagatggGGACACATATTCTGATTGAGAGGGATAGCACTTCAGTGGTGGATGTTGGAGATGAAACTGTGGCTGATGGTTCTGTGGTCTGTACCGATGTTGAGGTTGCAGAGGAAGTGGTGGAGAATGACACAAAACAGCAAGGTGAAGAGGTTGTGACACAGTGTCCAGACAGTAGTGGCGCAGAAGTGAATCCTGGCAAAGTGATTGTGACCGATGTAACTATCAACTCTTTGACCGTAACTTTCAAAGAGGCCTTGGCAGCTGAAGGGTTTTTTAAGGGCTGA
- the LOC106601246 gene encoding uncharacterized protein isoform X1 has product MELSSIGEQVFAVESITKKRVRKGNVEYLLKWQGWPPKYSTWEPEDHILDPRLVVAYEEKEEKDRALAYRRKGLRPRRLVLRSSLLLQNIYAMDLRSAHKVPDTPRLRLSLTRSMGSELDQGSLPYRAGEGGSVYRRLARRKNKQRVSKPVSDNNSLQPLTRIQDPMEHEWQGAEERPESELTTDTRHSRSECSSPMMEQEVEESTDRVESCGSALGSGDETLGGGALLRVTGAGYRSEGWTSETGQEQMDRTDQSESCVSAQGPKDNISNRLVDSDTEVELGTDTLIDKVERLGTVNVIERVEGLGTDYFIDRVEEMGTHILIERDSTSVVDVGDETVADGSVVCTDVEVAEEVVENDTKQQGEEVVTQCPDSSGAEVNPGKVIVTDVTINSLTVTFKEALAAEGFFKG; this is encoded by the exons ATGGAACTGTCATCTATAGGCGAACAAGTGTTTGCAGTTGAATCAATAACCAAGAAGAGAGTCAGAAAG GGTAATGTGGAATACTTATTGAAGTGGCAGGGATGGCCACCAAA GTACAGCACCTGGGAACCAGAGGACCACATACTGGACCCACGCCTGGTGGTGGCTTATGAAGAGAA GGAGGAGAAGGACCGAGCCCTGGCATACCGCAGGAAAGGACTCAGACCACGGAGGCTCGTCTTGCGG TCTTCTCTTCTCCTACAGAATATCTATGCCATGGACCTCCGTAGTGCACACAAAGTCCCAGATACCCCTCGTCTGCGCCTCTCCCTTACCCGCTCCATGGGCTCCGAGCTGGACCAGGGCAGTCTGCCATACAGggcgggggagggagggagcgtctACCGCCGCCTGGCAAGACGCAAGAACAAGCAGAGGGTGTCCAAACCTGTGTCTGACAACAATTCCCTTCAACCACTGACCCGCATACAGGACCCCATGGAGCATGAATGGCAAGGCGCAGAGGAGAGACCGGAATCAGAGTTAACAACAGACACAC gGCATAGCCGGTCAGAGTGCAGCTCTCCCATGATGGAGCAGGAGGTGGAGGAGTCGACTGACAGAGTGGAGAGTTGTGGTTCCGCACTGGGCTCTGGAGATGAGACATTGGGGGGTGGGGCCTTGTTGAGGGTGACAGGGGCAGGGTACAGGTCAGAGGGCTGGACCTCTGAAACTGGACAGGAACAAATGGATAGGACTGACCAATCAGAGAGCTGTGTTTCTGCACAGGGACCAAAAGACAACATTAGCAATAGGTTAGTGGACAGTGACACAGAAGTGGAATTGGGGACAGATACCTTGATTGACAAGGTAGAAAGGTTAGGCACAGTTAATGTTATTGAGAGGGTAGAGGGGTTGGGGACAGATTATTTTATTgacagggtagaggagatggGGACACATATTCTGATTGAGAGGGATAGCACTTCAGTGGTGGATGTTGGAGATGAAACTGTGGCTGATGGTTCTGTGGTCTGTACCGATGTTGAGGTTGCAGAGGAAGTGGTGGAGAATGACACAAAACAGCAAGGTGAAGAGGTTGTGACACAGTGTCCAGACAGTAGTGGCGCAGAAGTGAATCCTGGCAAAGTGATTGTGACCGATGTAACTATCAACTCTTTGACCGTAACTTTCAAAGAGGCCTTGGCAGCTGAAGGGTTTTTTAAGGGCTGA